The DNA region TTCTACACGAataccatcatcatcatcaacaacaacaaaatcgaACGTACTCTTTGTATCTATTGATTAATTGCGATTGAAACTAATATGGTGATGGGGAAACTCAAAATTGGCGGGGCTTGGAGTGGTGTGTTAGAAGTCGAGCTGGACGACTGGACTGTCGCTAAGCTGCGTGAAGAGGTCGCCAATCGATCCGGCTTCCCTACTCCCAACTGCCTAAACCTCATCTCCTCCGGCAAGGTTTTGAGAGACGGCGACGCCTCCCAAAACTTGGCCCAATTGGGGCTTAAGAATAACTCCAGGATTCTCGCCTCCAAGGCTTCCGTTGATCAACACGGCAAGTccgtcaaagaagagtttttgGCCGAGGAGGAGCGCGCCAATCGCCTTTCTAGGCTCAAGTAAGCCTCTCTTTctctttaatttaattcaattcaattcaatttaattacatGATCGTTTCATTGTCGACCTTAGTGATATGATATGAATTCGTGTTTGATGGTGTCTCTTTTGTTTTGGTTCTGGATGAATGCTGACTTTAATTATCAAACTAATTTCactttcttttgtttatttgtGGAGTCTTCTATTATCGGTGAAGATTTTTTTGTGAAAATCTCTTTTTCCATATCCAGAGTATGTTTCTTTAATTGCATGGCCTCATTTTTATAAATTCTTTAAGGCTTTGTCACGGTGGATTTGAATTGAAAACCTTTGGCCTATTTGGCCTATTCTTCAATGGAAAGTTTTggctttttgctattttggtgAAAAATATGCTTAGATTCTTGGTATGATTGGTTGTAAGGAATCTCACCGTGCCGGGATTGTGGCTCGATTACTCTGCAGTAAGTCCTTACTACTGGTTTCTTTGCAATCAGAAAGCTAAAAGACGATCAAAGTGTCGTCTAACGTGATTGGTCTTTGGTCCTCGATTTAATTAAGCCAGCAGATTCCTTTGTTATTTATGTGGTAACAAACATTATTGGGATTTCAGGATAGCTGCCACTATATTGGCCACCAGACATGCTAATGGTTCGTTACCAGTTGAGGACTTCAATCTAGAGCTTGAAAATCAGAGTGGACAGAAGGTGGAGTTGGGGTCGGAGACTGACCAACGGTACAATTGAGTAACTGATAGCTTGTGTGTTTGAATGTAGGGGTGTTATCTTCCTGTTACAAGCGTACTTTTGTTTCTCTAAGAATGGCTGCTTTCATGTTTTAGGGCAGTAATGATGGGACTTATGCTTCATGCAAACGGAAAAGCTCTTATGAAAAGGGAACAATATAGAGATGCATTAGAAGTGCTCAACATGGGTGAGGTGAGTCTATACTGCTTCATGCACGAAGATAACACAAATGGAACTTATCTGTTCTTCATCTCAGCAATAGCATATACCTGAATATTCAGGGTTACCTTTATCATATATAGGTAGAAATTTCTTAATTCTTGTTCAAATTTATGCACACGTTCCCTGCAGTGCAAGCATTATTTTCACTTTGAAGGTTCAGAACCTGACTGGAAAACTTGGGATCGGTTTCCATTTTCATTATTTGATTATGAATACTTTGATCTGGACTTGAAGTTCTTGCGATCTATATGAAATAGCTGTAATAAGAAATATATCTCATGTTGGAGTTTGTTTCTTGTAGGAATCTTTTTCTCTGTGCAACCCAAAGGTGATCGAGGTAAGGCCCTCCCAGTATAGACTGGTGTAGTATTTTGCCGTGCCAAGTATTTTTATCTTGATGAACTCATTCACCATTACTAATCATGGCAAGCTTTGTTATCATCcacaattattttattctggAAATTTTGTTTAAAAACTCAATGGTTTCCAACCAACTACATCAGAGACTGTAGATGTATGTGTATTACATCAGATATCTCTCCAATATGTCATGTTCTTCTTTATTATAACCTATCTTGATAGAAACATATGATGGCGTGGATATAAAATGAACTTGAAAAGTATTGATGCGAGACTACTATTAAGATCACATCTTATGTAGCATAGTCATTTAACTTTTCCTTGCTGTATGCGTCCCAGATGGTTGATAACGTACCAATTCTTCAAATAGACATGGTCTGGTGCTATTTTATGCTCCGTGATATCAGTTGGCTATCAGTAGCAGGGATTCGCCTGGAAAAGGCCAGGGAAGGTATTGAGCGTGCTCATGGAAAGGAATCTACTCGTCTCAGAATCCTCCAAGGAGGTCGTTACCCTGAGCTAGCTTTGTGAGCCATCCATCATTACCCTCattatattgtttctgatttaGTACCATACTGCCCCATATTCATAGCATTTATGTCATTGTTTTTCTGTAGGCACTTGAGAATGGAGTTGTTAGAAGGAGTGATTGCATATCACCACGGTCATTTGCAGAAATCTAAGAACGCCTTGAGCTCTGCCCAATCTAGATACTTCCAGGTTAATTGGTCACTACCTTTTCTATCTATATCCCATTCATACTTTGTTATGGTCAATAAGCGTTTCATCTTTGTCTGACATAGATATTATCCTCTTTGGCCTTATCATTGACATATTCTCACTTTCTCCATGGCCAATcctgaaaaaaaaagagtggTTTTTCCGGATACTAGTGTGTTATGGTTATATTATCATCTCACCACCAATTATATTATTCTTTGTAATTTGGTGCACCTTCCGGTTTCTTAGAGAATGCTTAGGCACTATCGTGTTCCATAGTTTGGTGGCATTTTCTGGTGACAAGATATTATACAGCTCTGGACCTGCGGCTCTCTGTCATCCAAAAGATAAATAAACTCCTTTGAATATCATCTTGGTTGCATTCCTAGGAATCTAGACacacagaagaaaaaaaatacaatcgAAAGCAgtggtaaaataaataaagtaaagataTAAAGGAAACCCTTACGGAGTTGGAATTGTTGCCAGAGACAAATTTTCTCTCTATGAGTTGTGGTCGGTTGAGAAGATTGTATTTAATTCGAAAGACTACTACTTGATTAAGACTGGACTTGTTTTCCCCAgcaaaaaatttaaagaaaaggAATTGCAGCGGAAAACTGAGCATTTTTCCCTTCAATTTGAAATGGTGCTTGAGACTATTTTTGCTTTCTATCTCTTGGAACCTCCCTAGGCAGATTCCGAAAAGTAATTGAAAAGACTCTTCCTCGTGATGGTATTTGGCCAGTTTCTTGTCAAAAGTTAAGTACCAAGAGAATATCAGGTTTCTTCAACTACGTAAGGGTGCCTAAAAGTTGCTTAGATGTCTATAGAGAATACCACTTGTGCTTAATAAGTTCAAAATGTATGTGTTTTCATTGAGTCCGGAACCTCATTCCCATTAATGCGAGTCTTCATAAAATTCGTTCTTACCAGA from Salvia splendens isolate huo1 chromosome 9, SspV2, whole genome shotgun sequence includes:
- the LOC121746884 gene encoding NEDD8 ultimate buster 1-like; translated protein: MVMGKLKIGGAWSGVLEVELDDWTVAKLREEVANRSGFPTPNCLNLISSGKVLRDGDASQNLAQLGLKNNSRILASKASVDQHGKSVKEEFLAEEERANRLSRLKIAATILATRHANGSLPVEDFNLELENQSGQKVELGSETDQRAVMMGLMLHANGKALMKREQYRDALEVLNMGEESFSLCNPKVIEMVDNVPILQIDMVWCYFMLRDISWLSVAGIRLEKAREGIERAHGKESTRLRILQGGRYPELALHLRMELLEGVIAYHHGHLQKSKNALSSAQSRYFQLQVPDDSLSFLLSMGYNDREAKRALRMNNLDVGSALDFLIEEKAKRAQKRKEDLQRHKEILEQKKYGKTPLKKAVNLENLNQLVSIGFQKELAAEALRRNENDAEKALDDLTNPETNATLLNEIISRKRKRLREATTAGTDNLVAMGFDRASVEAALHRFDSEEQALNYLVTRPITNAAGSIGPDHQVGGSTGEERGSGGSGLEVVGGSSTQPEPVEERDVEMEDELTGELGNADAYSDYDIEVTKEGEAINEYLALISSAENV